The Petropleomorpha daqingensis genome includes a window with the following:
- a CDS encoding ATP-dependent helicase, producing the protein MSTLDRFSEATRAWFTGAFEAPTPAQEGAWSAISSGEHALVVAPTGSGKTLAAFLWSLDRLAGSPVPADPQARCRVLYVSPLKALAVDVERNLRAPLTGIGQAALRLGLPRPEITVAIRSGDTPADERRAFVRRPSDILITTPESLFLLLTSSAREALRGVETVIVDEVHAVTDTKRGAHLAVTLDRLDELLERPAQRIGLSATVRPIEEVGTFLAGGRPVRIVAPEARKQWDLSVVVPVEDMSELGQPTGEFSGSAAGAEPRSSIWPAVEERVLDLVEAHRSTIVFANSRRLAERLTSRLNELSYERATGEPVPPGTNAAALMAQAGSGGGLPEAFQPVAAAHHGSVSREQRAIVEEALKTGRLPAVVATSSLELGIDMGAVDLVVQVEAPPTVASGLQRVGRAGHQVGAVSRGVLFPKYRGDLVQCALVAERMKAGAIESIRYLRNPLDVLAQQIVAIVSERPRTVDEVGALVRRSAPFASLPESALHAVLDMLAGRYPSDAFAELRPRLTWDRVTDTLTARAGAQRLAVTSGGTIPDRGLFGVFLVGSEGSGGRRVGELDEEMVYESRVGDVFLLGSSSWRIEDITHDRVLVSPAPGQPGKMPFWKGDAPGRPLELGRALGAFLREVGSATPEGGLERARAAGLDEWGAANLLAYLAEQKAATGHLPDDRTLLIERFRDELGDWRLVVHSPFGAQVNAPWALVLAARLRERYGMDVASMHSDDGIVLRLPDTTGEPPEGDLAVLDPDDVEREVTAEVGGSALFASRFRECAARALLLPRRDPRRRTPLWQQRQRAAQLLAVASEFPSFPMTLEAAREVLQDVYDVPGLVELMRDVRARRVRVVDVQTQTASPFAQSLLFGYVGQFLYDGDAPLAEQRAQALALDTGLLAELLGRSELRELLDADAITELERELQRLPTERHPRDLDGAADLLRYVGDLTAAEAMARGVTPAWLEELVASRRALEVRIAGHERYVAIEDAGRLRDALGTALPVGVPEVFTEPVADPLGDLIGRYARTHGPFQPQEVAARLGLGVAVVTATLQRPVGTGRLVAGEFRPGGSGHEWCDAEVLRAIRRRSLAKLRQEVEPVPIGTLARFTPSWQSVGSRQRGADGVLAVVEQLAGALVPASALESLVLPARVRDYSPAMLDELTSAGEVLWAGAGGLPGGDGWLTLVPADLADVLLPEPLDGPEPDSVGTAVLDTLAGGQALFFRGLSDLVGATDDTAFADVVWDLVWSGHLTNDTLAPLRTRLAGGGTHKRPAAPRVTRSRYGRPRLGRPAMPSRTGPPTVAGRWSRLPDRETNATKRTTARAEALLERHGVLTRGAVQAEQVTGGFSAVYPVLRAFEENGRARRGYFVETLGAAQFGTAGAVDRLRTFAAPDRQPSGAVVLAATDPANVYGAALPWPERGGPDGDEAVDIGEGTGRRGSGHRAGRKAGALVVLVDGELVLYVERGGKTLLSWTEDEHVLKEAATALSGAVAAGALGRMVVQKADGASVHESTPLSAALQAAGFAATPRGLRLRG; encoded by the coding sequence CGCACCGCTGACCGGCATCGGCCAGGCGGCGCTGCGGCTCGGGCTGCCGCGCCCGGAGATCACCGTGGCGATCCGCTCCGGCGACACCCCGGCCGACGAGCGGCGCGCGTTCGTCCGCCGGCCCTCCGACATCCTCATCACGACTCCCGAGTCGCTGTTCCTGCTGCTCACCAGCTCCGCGCGGGAGGCGCTGCGCGGGGTGGAGACGGTGATCGTCGACGAGGTGCACGCGGTCACCGACACCAAGCGCGGTGCCCACCTCGCGGTCACCCTCGACCGGCTCGACGAGCTGCTCGAGCGGCCGGCGCAGCGCATCGGGCTCTCGGCCACGGTGCGGCCGATCGAGGAGGTGGGCACCTTCCTCGCCGGCGGGCGGCCGGTGCGGATCGTCGCGCCCGAGGCCCGCAAGCAGTGGGACCTGTCGGTCGTCGTCCCGGTCGAGGACATGAGCGAGCTCGGCCAGCCGACCGGCGAGTTCTCCGGCTCCGCGGCCGGCGCCGAGCCGCGCAGCTCGATCTGGCCGGCGGTCGAGGAGCGGGTGCTCGACCTGGTCGAGGCGCACCGCAGCACGATCGTGTTCGCCAATTCCCGGCGGCTGGCCGAGCGGCTGACCAGCCGGCTCAACGAGCTCTCGTACGAGCGGGCCACCGGCGAGCCGGTGCCGCCGGGCACCAACGCGGCCGCGCTCATGGCGCAGGCCGGGTCCGGCGGCGGCCTGCCCGAGGCGTTCCAGCCGGTCGCCGCCGCCCACCACGGGTCGGTGTCCCGCGAGCAGCGGGCGATCGTCGAGGAGGCGCTGAAGACCGGCCGGCTGCCGGCCGTCGTCGCCACCTCCAGCCTCGAGCTCGGCATCGACATGGGTGCGGTCGACCTCGTCGTGCAGGTCGAGGCGCCGCCGACCGTCGCCTCCGGCTTGCAGCGCGTCGGCCGCGCCGGCCACCAGGTCGGCGCGGTCAGCCGCGGCGTGCTGTTCCCGAAGTACCGCGGCGACCTGGTGCAGTGCGCGCTGGTCGCCGAGCGGATGAAGGCCGGCGCGATCGAGTCGATCCGCTACCTGCGCAACCCGCTGGACGTGCTCGCCCAGCAGATCGTGGCCATCGTGTCCGAGCGCCCGCGCACGGTCGACGAGGTCGGCGCGCTGGTCCGCCGGTCGGCGCCGTTCGCCTCGCTGCCGGAGTCGGCGCTGCACGCCGTCCTCGACATGCTGGCCGGGCGCTATCCGTCCGACGCGTTCGCCGAGCTGCGGCCGCGGCTGACCTGGGACCGCGTCACCGACACGCTGACCGCTCGCGCCGGCGCGCAGCGGCTGGCCGTCACCAGCGGCGGCACGATCCCCGACCGCGGCCTGTTCGGCGTCTTCCTGGTCGGCTCGGAGGGGTCCGGCGGACGCCGGGTCGGCGAGCTCGACGAGGAGATGGTCTACGAGTCGCGGGTCGGCGACGTGTTCCTGCTGGGGTCGTCGTCCTGGCGGATCGAGGACATCACCCACGACCGGGTGCTGGTCAGCCCGGCGCCGGGCCAGCCCGGGAAGATGCCCTTCTGGAAGGGCGACGCCCCCGGCCGGCCGCTGGAGCTGGGCCGCGCGCTGGGCGCCTTCCTGCGCGAGGTCGGGTCGGCGACGCCCGAGGGCGGGCTGGAACGGGCCCGGGCCGCGGGTCTCGACGAGTGGGGCGCGGCGAACCTGCTCGCCTACCTCGCCGAGCAGAAGGCGGCGACCGGGCACCTGCCCGACGACCGGACGCTGCTCATCGAGCGGTTCCGCGACGAGCTCGGCGACTGGCGGCTGGTCGTGCACTCCCCGTTCGGCGCGCAGGTCAACGCCCCGTGGGCGCTGGTGCTGGCCGCCCGGCTGCGCGAGCGCTACGGCATGGACGTCGCCTCCATGCACTCCGACGACGGCATCGTGCTGCGGCTGCCGGACACCACCGGCGAGCCGCCGGAGGGCGACCTCGCCGTCCTCGACCCGGACGACGTCGAGCGCGAGGTGACCGCCGAGGTCGGCGGGTCGGCGCTGTTCGCCAGCCGGTTCCGCGAGTGCGCCGCCCGCGCCCTGCTGCTCCCCCGCCGCGACCCGCGCAGGCGGACCCCGCTGTGGCAGCAGCGCCAGCGCGCCGCCCAGCTGCTCGCCGTCGCCAGCGAGTTCCCGTCGTTCCCGATGACGCTCGAGGCGGCCCGCGAGGTGCTGCAGGACGTCTACGACGTGCCCGGCCTGGTCGAGCTGATGCGCGACGTGCGCGCCCGGCGGGTGCGGGTGGTGGACGTCCAGACGCAGACGGCCTCGCCGTTCGCCCAGTCGCTGCTGTTCGGCTACGTCGGCCAGTTCCTCTACGACGGCGACGCGCCGCTGGCCGAGCAGCGGGCCCAGGCGCTGGCGCTGGACACCGGGCTGCTGGCCGAGCTGCTCGGGCGCTCCGAGCTGCGCGAGCTGCTCGACGCCGACGCCATCACCGAGCTCGAGCGGGAGCTGCAGCGCCTGCCGACCGAGCGGCACCCCCGCGACCTCGACGGCGCCGCCGACCTGCTCCGCTACGTCGGTGACCTGACCGCCGCCGAGGCGATGGCGCGCGGCGTGACCCCGGCCTGGCTCGAGGAGCTGGTCGCCTCCCGGCGCGCGCTGGAGGTGCGCATCGCCGGGCACGAGCGCTACGTCGCGATCGAGGACGCCGGCCGGCTGCGCGACGCCCTCGGCACGGCGCTGCCGGTCGGCGTCCCGGAGGTGTTCACCGAGCCGGTCGCCGATCCGCTGGGCGATCTCATCGGCCGCTACGCCCGCACGCACGGCCCGTTCCAGCCGCAGGAGGTCGCCGCCCGGCTGGGCCTCGGCGTGGCCGTGGTGACCGCGACCCTGCAGCGGCCGGTCGGCACGGGGCGGCTGGTCGCCGGCGAGTTCCGGCCCGGCGGCAGCGGTCACGAGTGGTGCGACGCCGAGGTGCTGCGCGCGATCCGTCGCCGCAGCCTGGCCAAGCTGCGCCAGGAGGTCGAGCCGGTGCCGATCGGCACGCTGGCCCGGTTCACCCCGTCCTGGCAGTCGGTGGGCAGCCGTCAGCGCGGTGCCGACGGCGTGCTCGCGGTGGTCGAGCAACTGGCCGGGGCCCTGGTGCCGGCCTCGGCGCTGGAGTCGCTCGTGCTGCCGGCCCGGGTGCGCGACTACTCCCCCGCGATGCTCGACGAGCTGACCAGCGCCGGCGAGGTGCTGTGGGCGGGTGCCGGTGGCCTGCCCGGCGGCGACGGCTGGCTCACCCTGGTGCCGGCCGACCTCGCCGACGTCCTGCTGCCCGAGCCGCTGGACGGTCCCGAGCCGGACTCGGTCGGGACGGCGGTCCTCGACACGCTGGCCGGCGGCCAGGCGCTGTTCTTCCGCGGCCTGTCCGACCTCGTGGGCGCCACCGACGACACCGCGTTCGCCGACGTCGTCTGGGACCTCGTCTGGTCCGGGCACCTGACCAACGACACGCTCGCCCCGCTGCGGACCCGGCTGGCCGGCGGCGGCACGCACAAGCGGCCGGCGGCGCCGCGGGTGACCCGGTCGCGCTACGGACGGCCGCGGCTGGGCCGCCCGGCGATGCCCTCGCGCACCGGCCCGCCGACGGTGGCCGGCCGCTGGTCCCGGCTGCCCGACCGCGAGACCAACGCGACGAAGCGCACCACCGCCCGCGCCGAGGCGCTGCTGGAGCGGCACGGCGTGCTCACCCGCGGCGCCGTGCAGGCCGAGCAGGTGACCGGCGGGTTCTCGGCGGTCTACCCCGTGCTGCGCGCGTTCGAGGAGAACGGTCGGGCCCGCCGCGGCTACTTCGTCGAGACGCTCGGCGCGGCCCAGTTCGGCACCGCCGGCGCGGTCGACCGGCTGCGCACCTTCGCCGCGCCCGACCGGCAGCCCTCCGGTGCGGTGGTGCTCGCCGCCACCGATCCGGCCAACGTCTACGGCGCGGCGCTGCCCTGGCCGGAGCGCGGCGGTCCCGACGGCGACGAGGCCGTCGACATCGGCGAGGGAACCGGCCGGCGCGGCAGCGGGCACCGGGCCGGGCGCAAGGCGGGGGCGCTCGTCGTCCTCGTCGACGGCGAGCTCGTGCTGTACGTCGAGCGGGGCGGCAAGACCCTGCTGTCGTGGACCGAGGACGAGCACGTGCTCAAGGAGGCGGCGACGGCGCTGTCCGGCGCGGTCGCGGCGGGGGCGCTGGGCCGGATGGTCGTGCAGAAGGCCGACGGCGCCTCGGTGCACGAGTCGACACCGCTGTCGGCCGCCCTGCAGGCGGCCGGGTTCGCGGCCACGCCACGGGGGCTGCGCCTGCGCGGATGA
- a CDS encoding cold-shock protein has protein sequence MAVGTVRWFNPEKGFGFIEPQDGGDDVFVHFSAIEDTGGFRTLEEGQSVEYTAAPGPRGPQAETVRATGGGSAPRGRDDRRDDRRQGRDSGRDSGRGGGHRGMVLTGTIARFDGDKGFGFIVPDDVFVHISAVRGGRDEPEEGDRVEFELVEGPRGLQADGVRLLSAGRGPARRDTGRRDSRDSRPADRDRGSRPARGGSSGATQGTVQWFNPDKGFGFISPDDGGEDVFVHFSEIQDDGGYRELVEGQRVEFSRARGDRGINATGVRPLD, from the coding sequence ATGGCAGTCGGCACGGTGCGGTGGTTCAACCCGGAGAAGGGCTTCGGGTTCATCGAGCCCCAGGACGGCGGGGACGACGTGTTCGTCCACTTCTCCGCCATCGAGGACACCGGGGGCTTCCGGACCCTCGAGGAGGGTCAGTCGGTCGAGTACACCGCGGCGCCCGGGCCCCGCGGTCCGCAGGCCGAGACGGTCCGCGCGACGGGCGGCGGCTCGGCCCCGCGCGGCCGCGACGACCGGCGCGACGACCGCCGCCAGGGGCGCGACAGCGGGCGCGACAGCGGGCGCGGCGGCGGCCACCGCGGCATGGTGCTGACCGGCACCATCGCCCGCTTCGACGGCGACAAGGGCTTCGGATTCATCGTCCCCGACGACGTGTTCGTGCACATCTCCGCCGTCCGCGGCGGCCGGGACGAGCCGGAGGAGGGCGACCGCGTCGAGTTCGAGCTGGTCGAGGGCCCGCGCGGGCTGCAGGCCGACGGCGTCCGGCTGCTGTCCGCCGGCCGCGGCCCCGCCCGGCGCGACACGGGCCGCCGCGACAGCCGCGACAGCCGGCCGGCCGACCGGGACCGCGGCAGCCGCCCGGCGCGCGGCGGCTCCTCGGGCGCGACGCAGGGCACGGTGCAGTGGTTCAACCCGGACAAGGGGTTCGGCTTCATCTCCCCCGACGACGGCGGCGAGGACGTGTTCGTCCACTTCTCCGAGATCCAGGACGACGGCGGCTACCGCGAGCTGGTCGAGGGGCAGCGGGTGGAGTTCTCCCGCGCTCGGGGCGACCGCGGCATCAACGCCACCGGGGTGCGCCCGCTCGACTAG
- a CDS encoding AAA family ATPase: MLQTIAVAGYRSLRSLVVPLGRLTVVTGANGAGKSSLYRVLRLLSATAHGDAVRALAAEGGLESALWAGPEVFGEGVRSGRHPVTGTVRTHPVSLRIGLGSDDLGYAIDFGLPRPDGTTMFDRDPEIKHEAVWAGPVLRPSALLSRRAGPAVMVREGRTWADTGRRLERQDSLLAEVSDAVTAPEVLAVRNRVRSWRFYDSFRTDPQAPARGARMGTFTPVLADDGGDLAAALQTVRELGHGDELDAAIAQAFPGSRLEIVDSAGLFGLQLRQTGLLRSLGAAELSDGTLRFLLWAAALLTPRPPELFVLNEPETSLHPDLLAPLAGMVARAAARTQVVVVTHSAPLRELLADAVDSDDRRDVPLVKENGETLIDGLGPLDRPAWHWPDR, encoded by the coding sequence GTGCTGCAGACGATCGCGGTGGCGGGGTACCGCTCGCTGCGCAGCCTCGTCGTCCCGCTCGGCCGGCTGACCGTGGTCACCGGCGCGAACGGCGCCGGCAAGTCCAGCCTGTACCGGGTGCTGCGGCTGCTGTCGGCGACGGCTCACGGCGACGCGGTGCGCGCGCTGGCCGCCGAGGGCGGTCTGGAGTCCGCGCTGTGGGCCGGACCGGAGGTGTTCGGAGAAGGCGTGCGCAGCGGCCGGCACCCGGTCACCGGGACGGTGCGCACCCACCCGGTGTCCCTGCGGATCGGGCTCGGCAGCGACGACCTCGGCTACGCCATCGACTTCGGCCTCCCGCGCCCGGACGGCACGACGATGTTCGACCGCGACCCCGAGATCAAGCACGAGGCGGTGTGGGCGGGGCCGGTGCTGCGCCCGTCGGCGCTGCTGAGCCGGCGCGCCGGGCCGGCGGTGATGGTCCGCGAGGGACGCACGTGGGCGGACACCGGCCGACGGCTGGAGCGGCAGGACAGCCTGCTCGCCGAGGTGTCCGATGCGGTGACCGCGCCGGAGGTGCTCGCCGTCCGCAACCGGGTGCGCAGCTGGCGCTTCTACGACTCGTTCCGGACCGATCCGCAGGCCCCCGCGCGGGGCGCCCGGATGGGCACGTTCACCCCGGTGCTGGCCGACGACGGCGGTGACCTTGCCGCGGCGCTGCAGACGGTCCGCGAGCTCGGCCACGGCGACGAGCTGGACGCCGCGATCGCTCAGGCGTTCCCCGGCAGCCGGCTGGAGATCGTCGACTCCGCCGGCCTGTTCGGGCTGCAGCTGCGGCAGACCGGGCTGCTGCGGTCGCTGGGCGCCGCCGAGCTGTCCGACGGCACGCTGCGCTTCCTGCTGTGGGCGGCGGCCCTGCTCACCCCGCGCCCGCCGGAGCTGTTCGTCCTCAACGAGCCGGAGACCAGCCTGCACCCGGACCTGCTCGCGCCGCTGGCCGGCATGGTCGCGCGGGCGGCGGCCCGGACGCAGGTCGTCGTCGTCACCCACTCGGCGCCGCTGCGCGAGCTGCTGGCCGACGCCGTCGACTCCGACGACCGCCGCGACGTCCCCCTGGTCAAGGAGAACGGCGAGACCCTCATCGACGGCCTCGGTCCGCTCGACCGCCCGGCCTGGCACTGGCCCGACCGCTAG
- a CDS encoding GtrA family protein, whose translation MDDVAGCLPCGRGRPWQVALCGTRKRLHGDDAVAEFVRFVTVGVSSTLVYFGLFLVLRGLGAVPANVVAFVLSSVLANELHRRVTFHAGGRVGWFTAQCEAGGLAVAGLLATSAVLAALDGVVGSAWWAQLLLIAAVTGVIGLIRFAALRLWVFSGHAHRPAAVPS comes from the coding sequence ATGGACGACGTCGCCGGCTGCCTGCCGTGCGGGCGCGGGCGTCCGTGGCAGGTGGCGCTGTGCGGCACGCGCAAGCGGCTGCACGGGGACGACGCGGTCGCCGAGTTCGTCCGGTTCGTGACCGTCGGGGTGTCGAGCACCCTCGTCTACTTCGGCCTGTTCCTCGTCCTGCGGGGGCTGGGCGCCGTCCCGGCCAACGTGGTCGCGTTCGTGCTGTCCTCGGTCCTGGCCAACGAGCTGCACCGGCGGGTCACCTTCCACGCCGGCGGCCGGGTCGGCTGGTTCACCGCCCAGTGCGAGGCCGGCGGACTGGCGGTCGCCGGCCTGCTGGCCACCAGCGCCGTCCTCGCCGCCCTCGACGGGGTGGTCGGCAGCGCCTGGTGGGCCCAGCTGCTGCTGATCGCCGCGGTCACCGGGGTGATCGGCCTGATCCGGTTCGCCGCGCTGCGGCTGTGGGTCTTCTCCGGCCACGCGCACCGGCCGGCGGCCGTCCCCTCCTGA